From the genome of Arthrobacter alpinus, one region includes:
- a CDS encoding helix-turn-helix transcriptional regulator yields the protein MTPEELSNLVYLRRARDMIDADFASPLDVPTMAQKALMSPAHFSRKFLAAFGETPYGYLMTRRIERAAALLREGTSVTEACMAVGATSLGSFSSRFTELMGETPSAYRGRAHEAIEAMPACFARFATRPQRNPAAHGTP from the coding sequence ATGACCCCGGAGGAATTATCCAATCTTGTGTACCTGCGCCGGGCCCGGGACATGATCGACGCGGACTTCGCCAGTCCCTTGGACGTCCCCACCATGGCTCAAAAGGCACTAATGTCTCCGGCGCACTTTTCCCGCAAATTCCTTGCCGCCTTCGGGGAAACCCCCTACGGCTACCTCATGACCCGGCGCATTGAGCGGGCCGCGGCGCTGCTCCGCGAGGGCACCTCGGTGACGGAGGCGTGCATGGCTGTGGGGGCCACCTCCCTTGGTTCCTTCAGTTCGCGGTTTACCGAACTTATGGGTGAAACACCCAGCGCGTACAGGGGGCGGGCACATGAGGCCATTGAGGCCATGCCGGCTTGTTTCGCCCGGTTCGCGACCCGGCCCCAACGCAATCCCGCCGCCCACGGCACACCCTAG
- a CDS encoding cystathionine beta-synthase — protein MKYANSVLDLIGNTPLVKLHKVTEGLAATVLVKLEYLNPGGSAKDRIAVKMLDEAAKEGKIKPGGTIVEPTSGNTGVAMSMVAQQRGYKCIFVVPDKVGEDKRAVLAAYGAQVVVTPAAVAADSPQSYYGVSDRLAAQIPGAYKPDQFSNLNGPLSHYETTGPEIWADTNGKVTHFVAGVGTGGTISGTGRFLREVSAGRAHGEVQIIGADPEGSVYSGGTGRPYLVEGVGEDIWPPSYDPAVPHKVIAVSDNDSFAMTRRLAREEGLLVGGSSGMAVVAALEAAQGLGPEAVVVVLLPDSGRGYLAKIFDDTWMQSYGFLKVSDEPAIGDVLKAKTGTLPALVHIHPNETVRDVINLMAEYGVSQIPVLSAEPPVVMGEVIGSVDERTLTGKLFRHEAKLTDKITAHMQPRLPIIGSLEPISTARAKLQDVDALMVTFVGAPVGVLTRHDLLNYLND, from the coding sequence ATGAAGTATGCGAACTCCGTCCTGGACTTGATCGGCAATACGCCCCTGGTGAAGCTGCACAAGGTGACCGAGGGACTTGCAGCCACCGTATTGGTGAAACTTGAGTACCTGAACCCCGGCGGCTCGGCGAAGGACCGCATTGCCGTGAAGATGCTGGATGAGGCTGCCAAGGAAGGCAAAATCAAGCCCGGCGGCACCATCGTGGAACCCACCAGCGGGAACACCGGCGTGGCCATGTCCATGGTGGCGCAGCAGCGCGGCTACAAGTGCATTTTTGTGGTCCCGGACAAGGTGGGCGAGGACAAACGCGCCGTGCTTGCAGCGTACGGTGCGCAGGTGGTGGTCACCCCGGCGGCGGTAGCCGCCGACAGCCCGCAGTCCTACTACGGAGTCTCCGACCGTCTGGCGGCTCAGATCCCCGGCGCCTACAAGCCCGACCAATTTTCCAATCTCAACGGCCCGCTCAGCCACTACGAAACCACGGGGCCGGAGATCTGGGCCGACACCAACGGGAAAGTCACCCACTTCGTCGCCGGCGTGGGCACCGGAGGAACCATCTCCGGAACGGGCCGTTTCCTGCGGGAAGTCTCCGCCGGCCGGGCTCATGGTGAAGTCCAAATCATCGGTGCCGACCCGGAAGGCTCCGTGTATTCCGGCGGCACCGGGCGACCCTACCTGGTCGAGGGCGTGGGTGAGGACATCTGGCCGCCGTCATACGACCCGGCAGTCCCGCACAAGGTCATTGCCGTGAGCGACAATGACAGCTTTGCCATGACCCGCCGCCTCGCCCGCGAAGAAGGCCTGCTGGTGGGCGGCTCCTCCGGCATGGCCGTGGTGGCCGCGCTGGAAGCCGCACAGGGGCTGGGGCCCGAGGCCGTCGTCGTCGTCCTCCTGCCGGACAGCGGGCGCGGCTACCTCGCCAAGATCTTCGACGACACATGGATGCAGTCCTACGGGTTCTTGAAGGTCTCCGACGAGCCCGCCATTGGCGATGTGCTCAAGGCCAAGACCGGGACGCTGCCGGCGCTGGTGCACATCCACCCGAACGAGACGGTGCGTGATGTCATCAACCTGATGGCCGAATACGGGGTCTCGCAGATTCCCGTGCTCTCGGCAGAGCCGCCCGTGGTGATGGGAGAGGTCATCGGTTCGGTGGACGAGCGCACGCTGACCGGCAAATTGTTCCGCCACGAGGCTAAGCTGACCGACAAAATTACCGCACACATGCAGCCACGACTGCCCATCATCGGCTCGCTGGAACCGATTTCCACGGCGCGCGCCAAGCTGCAGGACGTGGACGCCCTGATGGTGACATTTGTGGGTGCCCCCGTGGGTGTGCTGACCCGCCACGACCTGCTGAATTACCTCAACGACTAG
- a CDS encoding transglycosylase family protein, translated as MKNTKITRNITRCLAVAAIAGGGMAVAGAGANAADGSTWDALAQCESGGNWAINTGNGYSGGLQFSASTWAAFGGTGSAASASREQQIAVAEKIQAGQGWGAWPSCAAQLGLSGGGGAAYSPAEVPAQAPVAAQAPVAAQSSHVAPVTQVPTQAQAPAVQAPAPVALSGESYTIASGDTLSIIAEKLGIQGGWEALYSANTATVIHPDLIFTGATLQLPA; from the coding sequence ATGAAGAACACAAAAATTACCCGCAACATCACCCGATGCCTGGCCGTCGCAGCCATCGCCGGAGGCGGAATGGCCGTGGCAGGAGCCGGGGCCAATGCGGCCGACGGCAGCACCTGGGACGCCTTGGCGCAGTGTGAAAGCGGCGGAAACTGGGCCATCAACACCGGCAACGGCTATTCCGGAGGGCTGCAGTTCAGTGCAAGCACCTGGGCTGCCTTCGGCGGGACCGGATCAGCGGCAAGCGCCAGCCGCGAGCAACAGATCGCCGTGGCCGAGAAGATCCAGGCCGGGCAGGGCTGGGGTGCTTGGCCGTCCTGCGCTGCCCAGCTGGGGCTTTCCGGCGGCGGCGGCGCGGCATACTCACCCGCCGAAGTTCCGGCTCAAGCACCCGTGGCGGCTCAAGCACCAGTGGCGGCGCAGAGCAGCCATGTGGCGCCGGTGACCCAGGTGCCTACCCAGGCCCAAGCGCCCGCTGTGCAGGCGCCGGCACCCGTTGCGTTGAGCGGGGAAAGCTACACGATTGCCTCGGGCGACACCCTGAGCATCATTGCCGAGAAGCTCGGCATTCAGGGCGGCTGGGAGGCGCTATACAGCGCCAACACGGCCACCGTCATCCATCCGGACCTGATCTTTACCGGGGCCACCCTCCAGCTCCCGGCTTAA
- a CDS encoding cystathionine gamma-synthase, producing MTEGFNTRAVHAGQAPDPTTGSVIPPLYQTTTFAQDGIGKLRNGYEYGRGTNPTRDALQSQLAALEGGEFAFSFASGLAAEDALIRALLVPGDHIVMGNDVYGGTYRLINRVLSVWGISNAAVDMFDAGSVAAAVAAGGPEGKTKMVWVETPSNPMMKITDIAAMAEVAHAAGALLVVDNTFASPYLQNPLALGADVVVHSTTKYIGGHSDASGGAIVLSDAEAAEKVGFVQFAVGAVSAPMEAWLTTRGLKTLGVRMDRHSSNAQEIAEWLLTRPEVERVLYPGLPSHPGHELAARQMRGFGGMISVQFTGGEAAARKVAESTHLFTLAESLGGIESLMNYPSEMTHASVKGTELAVPVNLIRLSVGIEDVADLIADLEQALNSL from the coding sequence ATGACTGAAGGCTTCAACACTCGCGCCGTGCACGCCGGGCAGGCCCCTGACCCCACCACAGGCTCGGTGATTCCGCCGCTGTACCAAACCACCACGTTCGCCCAGGACGGGATCGGCAAGCTGCGCAACGGCTACGAATACGGCCGCGGCACCAATCCCACCCGCGACGCACTCCAGTCCCAGCTCGCGGCCCTAGAGGGCGGGGAATTCGCCTTTAGCTTCGCATCCGGCCTTGCCGCCGAGGACGCCCTGATCCGGGCACTGCTCGTCCCTGGAGACCACATCGTCATGGGCAACGACGTCTACGGCGGCACGTACCGGCTCATCAACCGGGTGCTGTCCGTGTGGGGCATCAGCAACGCCGCCGTTGACATGTTCGACGCCGGTTCCGTGGCCGCCGCTGTTGCCGCGGGAGGCCCGGAAGGCAAGACGAAAATGGTGTGGGTGGAGACGCCGTCGAACCCCATGATGAAGATTACCGACATCGCTGCTATGGCCGAGGTGGCACATGCGGCCGGGGCGCTGCTGGTGGTGGACAACACCTTCGCCTCGCCGTACCTGCAGAACCCGCTCGCCTTGGGCGCCGACGTGGTGGTGCATTCCACCACCAAATACATTGGCGGGCACTCGGACGCCTCCGGTGGCGCCATCGTCCTCTCCGATGCCGAGGCGGCCGAAAAGGTCGGTTTTGTGCAGTTTGCCGTGGGTGCCGTCTCCGCGCCGATGGAGGCGTGGCTGACCACGCGCGGGCTCAAGACGCTGGGAGTGCGGATGGACCGGCACTCCTCCAACGCGCAGGAGATCGCCGAATGGCTGCTGACCCGTCCCGAGGTGGAACGGGTGCTGTACCCCGGGCTGCCCAGCCACCCCGGTCACGAGCTTGCTGCCCGGCAGATGCGCGGCTTTGGCGGCATGATCTCCGTCCAGTTCACCGGCGGCGAGGCTGCGGCGCGCAAGGTGGCCGAATCCACTCACCTGTTCACACTGGCCGAATCGCTCGGCGGCATCGAGTCGCTGATGAACTACCCTTCGGAGATGACGCACGCCTCCGTCAAGGGCACCGAACTGGCCGTCCCGGTCAACCTGATCCGCCTCTCCGTGGGCATCGAGGACGTCGCTGACCTGATCGCGGACCTGGAGCAGGCACTCAATTCGTTATGA
- a CDS encoding VOC family protein → MTISLKYTQVTVNDTDESLAFYRDALGLNVVQDVSSGEFRWVTMGTNASDGHCIVLSVPHAGRSQSDGDALAELLAKGVLPMLVFTTDNLDAAYKKAVAAGAEVLQEPIAQPWGPRDCAFRDPSGNMVRLNQE, encoded by the coding sequence ATGACCATTTCATTGAAATACACACAGGTAACTGTCAACGACACCGACGAATCCCTTGCCTTCTACCGGGACGCCCTGGGACTGAACGTGGTCCAGGACGTCTCCTCCGGCGAATTCCGCTGGGTGACCATGGGCACCAACGCCTCAGACGGCCATTGCATCGTCCTTTCGGTCCCGCACGCCGGCCGTTCCCAATCCGACGGCGACGCCCTGGCGGAACTTCTCGCCAAGGGCGTGCTCCCCATGCTCGTGTTCACCACGGACAACCTCGACGCCGCCTACAAGAAAGCAGTGGCCGCAGGCGCGGAGGTGCTCCAGGAGCCGATCGCCCAGCCGTGGGGTCCGCGAGATTGCGCGTTTCGGGATCCCTCAGGCAACATGGTTCGATTGAATCAGGAATAA